A single Lactuca sativa cultivar Salinas chromosome 8, Lsat_Salinas_v11, whole genome shotgun sequence DNA region contains:
- the LOC122195441 gene encoding uncharacterized protein LOC122195441, with protein MLLWGKEERLRSDLEKTEKMLEERGLMLEKMTKEIDKKVETQKALQTEADMLFRFRLLCKRIRPLRETEQQNMKKEESGDEMEEKFSGLKTTYLQMRKSMG; from the exons ATGTTGTTGTGGGGGAAGGAGGAGAGGTTGAGGTCAGACCTAGAGAAGACAGAGAAGATGCTTGAAGAGAGAGGGTTAATGTTGGAGAAGATGACGAAGGAAATTGATAAGAAAGTCGAGACTCAGAAGGCACTCCAAACGGAAGCCGACATGCTGTTTCGATTCAGATTATTATGCAAG AGAATCCGGCCATTGAGAGAGACGGAACAACAAAATATGAAGAAAGAG GAAAGTGGGGATGAAATGGAAGAAAAATTCTCCGGGCTAAAGACCACTTATTTGCAAATGAGAAAATCGATGGGATGA